TAATGTAAATGACTaacaccaaaaatgtattttttattaataagtATTTGATGAAAAATACCCACATATTAGAAGATATACTGATATAAATGTTAGTGCCTgagaatgaaatgttttgagttGTTTGTGCTCAAATGTCCTTTCTGAACTCAGCTgatgaaattctttttttttttttttttttttgcatttctgtgTCGGATtctggctggcaagcagttgcgggttttccccccactgctgcagcactcccgtgaccctcgtgaggataagcagctgagaaaatggatggacggacgtgTCACGTTCATTGATTGGTCTGCATTTTCTCTTCCGCCGCTCACATGTTTGCTCTTCCGTCCTCCTATTGGCTGAGCCACGCGCCTTTTAAAGGGCTATTCCGTGTTTTGACGTTCTGTGGCGATGCAACGTCCTTCGAAAGACACTCTGTCATATTATACATtataaaacatccaataatGACACAAATAACTATAATTAAAAAGACTCAAAGTGTTTTTGTCGCACATTGTCATTCCATTGACCTGCGGCGCGCCTGGTGCGCGTGCAGCTCACGCGCGGACACGCCGATATGGATCATTTTCATATGATTTGATTAGTGGTGATAAAGACGCAAAATGCATTTCATTTGGTTTTGTCTGGgttccctaaccctaaccccccccaaaaaagccatcCTTAAATTGAACGATTAATAAACTAAAGTAATGTCCAAAGTGGCCAGTAGGGGGCAGCATTGCGCCACTTTTCCTGGTTTCACCAGCAACCCAAAACCGGAAGCGGACGATTTGAAGCGAACGTCGTTCGACAGTGCAGCGGGTCATGTTCTGTACAAGTTGGGGCGTCCATGTCGACAAAGCAGAAAGTTTCTGCGCATCAGAAACGAGACAAGTGAGATCTTGGACCAATACGCGGCCCGCCGGCGGCCTTTCAGGCGCCCATCGCTGACCAATTTGGGTGAGTTGCGTCACTCGAAGCGCGTGGCTTTGATTTTCCCATCGGGTGGCTTCATGCTCGTGACATAAAAACACTGCTCGGCTGTCAGGAGTGTCACCAAAGTCAttgctgaccaaaaaaaaaatgatccccAAAGAACGACGTcatgaatgttgtctgtctctatgtgctctgcgattggctggcgacctccTGCCCGCGCCCCCgcgacttttgtgaggataagcggctcaggtaatggatggatggctacatGAAGGGAGCAACGCGCTTGTgtgcctaatgaagtgtccagcTGGCGCAGGCTTTTTCAATGTGGCCCCACACTCCCATCTAGCGGACATCTGCCTCTGGTGCAGATAAACCGGGACGTTCCaagccatccatctattttcttagccgcttatcctcacgagggtcgctggagcctacGCCAGCTGTCACGGACCATGAAGCGGTTTACACCTTGGaccggtcgccaaccaatcgcagggcagacggAGACAACATTTGGACTTTTCCTCGTAGGCTTTTGATGCGAAGGAGACCTCCTTCCGTCTCACGGTTGGAATAGACAGCAGGCGGGCCAATAAAGACCAAGCAGCGGGCCGCCTGTGTCCCTGAAGCCGCACTTTGGATACCCCGAATCGGTCGCGTCAGCGGAGACGAAAAGCTAGCGCATtttgatcgttttttttttatttccatacaAAGACAAACCGGCCCGCACGGACATGGCAGCCGAGAGATTTTGCATACACGACAAGCGTGAGCTGAGGATTTCTTTGGAATGCGCCTTATTAATGCAACTGCTTTGATTTATGTGTCCGCTATATATGTTGCGGCTGTACAGTTGTGGTAGTAACATATCACACATGTTAATATAAGTACAGTAAGTTTTTCTTAATATAAGAAACAAACTATTTACATTAGCTtacaaaaaattggaaaaaaaaaaaacttttgtgtgtgtaacctgACAAAAACTGACTGGCACTTATTGTTTAAAGTCATCGAATAAAATATGGATGACTTTCAAATTGTGCAACTAATTTAACAAGTAGAACAGTCAGCTATCTTAGCTTAGCCGCTTTAGCACAACGCTAAAGCCACGCGGCCGAGCGGCTGTTGACCTCTCGTCTCCGAGCCGATGGCGGGTGGGTGAAGAGTCGTCGCCACGGTAACGACTTGTCCCTAAAACTTCTGGAAGAACTGCAGCGAGAGCTCGTAGGCCAGGAACATGGTGGCGCTCATGGGGAAGCCTCGGATGGCGTTCACCGACACGCCGCGGAAGAACACCTgcgcgtgcacacgcacacaaacggcGTTAAACGGCTGACGACGTCTGTTAAAACCCGTCGACATCCACGGAAACCCGCTCACAAGTGGATTTGTTTAGTAGCTGCTATCAAATGCTGTTTGCACTCGTTGTTTAAAACCGGCGCTCGGCTGAGGGTTGGGTCCAAAGGTCACGGAAATTCAAAGCGTCCGCAGGCCCATCGAACGTAATGCCGGCGGCGGCCGGCAGGGGGCGTCCTCACCTGCGCGCCTTCCGTCTTGTAGCTTTCCCGGATGCAGTGGAGGATGCCGTTGTACTTCCGGCGCAGGCGGGCGTCGGCCTGCAGGCGGCTCTTCACCACGTCGGCGGGCGTGGCCGTCACCCAGGAAATGGAACCTACAAAATAAAACGTGGCCGCCTTCAATCACCTGTCTCGTGCCTCTCGAACCCGCTCACCTCGCTGAGCTCACCCGACGTTTACGAGCGTGACAGATGCGGACGCTGCCGACGCAAAGTGCACGTGCAGAAAAAGTAGGTCGTGTTTTTGTCTTTCCAGTAAACAAAGCCGGTGGGCGTGCGACCCGTTTGGTAAAAATGGAGTCCAGATGGCGGGCGGTCGGCCGGCCACCCGCACGCGAGCCCGGCGATGTGCGGCACATCCAGATTCCGATGTacggaagaaaaacaaaaaacaaaagtagtgTGCTAACATCCCGTTGAGGGCAATACGTGGAGCAGATTTTAAATTAGAGGGCAGGATAATATATCATGCGAAAAAGTCTTTTGGGGCAAAAACCTGAAAGGAAACGTAAAGAAAGTGTTGGAGCTGATtgagaaggacaaaaaaaaaaatcaacattttaggCTATTCCGCTTTCGCATCGTCAATATTCCTGCAATACCGTCGCCGGCGTTCCATCATCGCTGGCATGATCAGCGGACCGTGACGACGATAATGATACCACGATAAAACCGAACCGTGAGATATTCGTTATATCCACACTTaacgtgtggggaaaaaaaccccaacaattCGCAAAGTTTTGTGACCTGCGAGTCCGCCGGCCAGCCAAATGGAGCAAGGGTGAGGCTGCGAGGCGCCGTCGGCCTTCAGGAGGTCGCAGAAGACGGCGTAGGGCACGAAGTAGAGGGCGTAGCCGGGCACGTCCCTGAGCAGCATGGCGGCCCCCCCGCGGTACAGGCCCGGGAGGCCCTCGCGCCGCACGATGCTGCTCACGCAGTGCAGCGGACCGCGGTACAGCTCGCCGCCCCCGTTGGACACGTGCAGGGAGCGCGCGCCCGccggggccgccgccgccgccgccatcttgtgggacACCAGCTGGAAACCGTCTGCCAACACGCCACAAAAACAGAATTGCTTGTTTTGCAAAGCGTTTTGGGATTTACAATCGTTCGCGATGACTTCAAATCAGTCACGATAGAATTTCGATCGGATTGCTGACGACTACTCAGAAGTCAAATCCGTTGAAAAATGTTCACGTTAAATGTTTAGCTTGCTGGCtagtaatgtattttatttacgcTACGGGAAgtgaataaatgaattcaaaaaaatacagcattttCGCTGACCAACTTCATGTACGCTTTTCCTATAAAGGAAAGGTGAAAGGATTATTGTTTCActcttcattttatttcagtggCAATCAAGAAATCAAGCAGTTATTCGGTCAAATAAATCtacttttaaaaaggacaaaatcatTCACAAAAGCGGTATTCTAAGAATCCTGAAGACGTAAATGCTCGGCGGGCCGTACGTGACCCCCTGTCAGGTGTTGAACCACTTTCCGgccataaagcaaaaaaaatttagaTTGTCAATGTTGTGTAAAACGTGTTTACTAACCTTCAACGTTTCACGTGGCGCCTCTAAAAGGCCTTTGTCCGACTCCCCCCTCGCGCAATCTGAACAGATAAGCTGCAAGCGTGCGGTGCGCGACATTCACCGACGCCGGCGAGCCGAAAAATACACCCAAAGTAGGGAAACGAGTTCTTACCCGCCGGCGCGGCGCCGTGGGTCTGCATCTGCAGCCGGATCTTCACCAGGTCCACGGGGGCGCCCAGGCTCACCGACGCCGCCCCCGTCAGCACGCTGGCCGCCGCCACGTCCGCCAGGCCCGGCGGGTGGCGCTCGTCGCCGTGGCGGCGCCGGCCGATGAAGCGCTGGGCGTTGCTGAAGAAGCCGAAGACCAGCGAGTTGTACGCCGTGACGGTGGCCAGCGGGAACGACATCCCCTTGAAGAAGCCCGCCGCCTGACGGGCAAAACACAAACGGACCGCGGTCGGTCACGGGCGACACCCAAACCCGCGGCGGCGCTTCGACCGGGATTTCCACCATCGCTCCCTCGattattttggggggatttcCCGAAAGTGGACATCATTCAGCGTTGCGGAAAATGCACAGACGCGTACGGATTCGGATCGGTCAGCGCTTCGGCCCCTCAGAAATGgttttgcaaaaatgttttccaaaatgCAAGCGGATGCGTGCGAATGtcctaaagaaaaaaacacacaaaaatatgccACCACTTTCACGGACGACTGTTGAGAGGCTGTGAAATCATCGATCAATTAGCAACATATTTGAATAATCTGCTCATCCAGTTACAACCTCGTCGTGTACAGTTTGGCAATCACAAATTCATGATCAATTCCTTCCCGCTTTCGTGCTTTTTGTGGTTGAATGGTGGCGCTGAAGtgaattgaggagcttcattgttCTTTTGTCGCCATTGTAGCCTAGTTTCGgcttttttcctctttgatgtCGTTCTCCTTGCACTTGTGAGGAAGCGTGGAAGCGAACGATTCCAGTCAGGCTCTGCCCCGAACCGCCACCGTTGTCGGGTTTTGGCAAACAAAGTCAGTCACAGCGGAGCGGAGAGCTGCTTTAAAGAGCCCCCCTCCAATCTTACAAAAACCAGATGTGActttcttgggggaaaaaaaaaaaaccaacaacgacaacaaaaaagttAGCGTCCCAAACAAATACAACAGGCCGCCTCTTATTTGCTTGATATGTATCAagcgccacctgctggccaTCCCCATATTTGGGAAAGCTCCATTCTGCTCACATTTGCGTTTGACGTTCATGGCGCGTCGGTCATACCGTCTCCTTCCTGTAGATGGCGACAATGCAGTCGGTCATGTTTTTGTAGCCTTGGCCCGCCTGCAGTCGCGTCTGCACCGACGGATGACAGGAATCGAACATCAGACTCGCCAGGTTGTCGTGTTTGATCTTATTTTTGACCTCACCTTGACGGTGTCCAGCGGATGTCCCACCACCACGCTGGATGCCCCTGCACGCACATGCGAGATTTCAAAAGATCAGCAACTTACGTATGCCGGGACTTTTCTTTGGCACCACAAAACAGCCTgccaacttttttcattttcaaatcacGAAAGCTGAAGTTACTGggaacattttgttcatttttgacacgattttacattcattttgttgcagcaaCGGCAACGGCGCCCCAAGAGGCCAAGCGTGCGCGTTGTCGGCACCACCGCTTTGGAAATCTTCCAAATGTTCTCCTATGACCAAAAGTCAAGACCAACTTTTGAGAAAGATTTACTcgtagattaaaaaataaataatcatcatCTCCACCCCAACCACACACATCGACGGTGTTCCTAATGTTTTGGCTCTCATGAGGCTCCATTTGAGTCGTGTTCAGCCGTCCCTAATATTTCGACAAATGACAATG
The sequence above is drawn from the Syngnathoides biaculeatus isolate LvHL_M chromosome 11, ASM1980259v1, whole genome shotgun sequence genome and encodes:
- the slc25a48 gene encoding solute carrier family 25 member 48; protein product: MTSKRSGMDDFLAGWVGGASSVVVGHPLDTVKTRLQAGQGYKNMTDCIVAIYRKETAAGFFKGMSFPLATVTAYNSLVFGFFSNAQRFIGRRRHGDERHPPGLADVAAASVLTGAASVSLGAPVDLVKIRLQMQTHGAAPADGFQLVSHKMAAAAAAPAGARSLHVSNGGGELYRGPLHCVSSIVRREGLPGLYRGGAAMLLRDVPGYALYFVPYAVFCDLLKADGASQPHPCSIWLAGGLAGSISWVTATPADVVKSRLQADARLRRKYNGILHCIRESYKTEGAQVFFRGVSVNAIRGFPMSATMFLAYELSLQFFQKF